In Natronococcus sp. AD-5, the genomic window GATGAGACGCTGACGGAACTGTACCGATTCGACCCCGTCGAGGTGCTGCCGGGCCCCGACGTTCGAACCGACGACGACCTGCTGAGCCTGGTTCGCGAGCGCGTCGACGCGACGCTCACGCTCCACGAGACGGAGGCCTTCGCTCCCAAGCGGGCGACCCGCGCGGTTCGCGAGCAGTTCGGTCGGGAAACCGTCGAGCGCCTGCCGGTCGACGAACCGGCGGTCGCGGCCGCGGGCGCCGTCCTCGACTACGTCGACGAGACCGGCGCCGGCGTGCTGGCCTCGATGACGCGCATCCAGGCCCACCGCGGCGACGACCACGTCACGCTCGACGCGACCACCCAGCGCAACCTCGAGCTCACCGAGACCATGCAGGGCGAGCGCGAGGGGTCGCTGTTCGCGACGATCGACCACACCGCGACGAGCGCCGGCGGCCGCCTGCTGAAGGAGTGGCTCCAGCGTCCCCGTCGGTCCCTCGAGACGCTCGAGCGCCGCCAGGAGTCCGTCGCGGCGCTGTCGACGGCGGCGCTCGCCCGCGACGAGATCCAGGACGCGCTCGGCGAGGCCTACGACCTGGCGCGGCTGGCCTCGAAGGCGAGCCACGGCAGCGCCGACGCGCGCGATCTGGTGGCCGTCCGGGAGACGCTCGCGGTGTTGCCCGCGCTGGCCGACACCGTCGCGTCGACGCCGGATCTGGCCGACTCGCCCCTTTCGGGGATCGTCGACCGACCGGATCGGGACGCCGCCCGCGAGTTGCGCGAGACGCTCGAGGAGGCCATCGCCGAGGAGCCGCCGTCGACGGTGACCCAGGGCGAGCTCTTCCGGTACGGGTACGACGACGAACTCGACGAGGTGATCGAGCGCCACGACGAGGTCAAGGAGTGGCTCGACACCCTCGACGAGCGCGAAAAACGGCAGTACGGTCTCTCGCACGTGACCGTCGACCGGAACAAGACCGACGGCTACTACGTCCAGGTCGGCAAATCCGCGGCCGACGGCGTCCCCGACCACTACGAGCAGATCAAGACGCTGAAGAACTCGAAGCGGTTCACGACCGACGAACTCGAGGAGAAGGAGCGCGAAATCCTGCGCCTCGAGGAGCGGCGCGGCGACCTCGAGTACGAACTCTTCGAGGAGCTCCGCGAGAACGTCGCCGCGCGGGCCGAACTGTTACAGGACGTCGGCCGGGCGCTCGCGACCGTCGACGCGCTCGCGAGCCTGGCCACCCATGCGGCGGAGAACCGGTGGGTCGAGCCCGACCTGCACCGGGGCAAACGACTCGAGATCGACCAGGGCCGCCACCCGGTCGTCGAGCAGACGACGGAGTTCGTTCCGAACGACGTCCGACTCGACGAAGAGCGGGGTTTCCTCGTCGTCACCGGACCCAACATGTCCGGGAAGTCGACCTACATGCGTCAGGTCGCCGGGATCGTCCTGTTAGCCCAGATCGGCAGCTTCGTTCCGGCGAAGGAGGCCGAGATCGGACTGGTCGACGGCATCTTCACGCGCGTCGGCGCGCTCGACGAACTCGCGCAGGGCCGCTCGACGTTCATGGTCGAGATGAGCGAACTCTCGAACATCCTGCACGCGGCGACCGAGGACTCGCTCGTGATCCTTGACGAAGTCGGTCGCGGGACCGCGACGTACGACGGCATCTCCATCGCCTGGGCCGCCACGGAGTACCTCCACAACGAGGTCAAGGCGAAGACGCTGTTCGCGACCCACTACCACGAACTGACCGGGCTGGCCGAAAAGCTGCCTCGCGTGGCCAACGTCCACGTCGCCGCGGACGAGCGCGACGGCGACGTCACCTTCCTCCGGACCGTTCGGGACGGTCCGACGGATCGCAGCTACGGGATCCACGTCGCCGACCTCGCCGGCGTCCCCGACCCCGTCGTCGGCCGATCGCGGGAGGTCCTAGGGCGCCTGCGCGAGGAGAAGGCCATCGAAGCCAAAGGCGGCGCCTCGAGCGAACCCGTCCAGACGGTGTTCGACGTCTCGAGCGGCCAGTTCCGCGGGCCGGCGAACGCGGACGGAGGTGAGCCGAGCGCAGCGAGGCGATCCTCGTCGGAGGGGACCTCCGACGGAGGGGATCCCAACGAGACGCTCGACCCGGATACCGAGCGGGTGCTCGACGACCTCGAGGACCTCGACGTGAACGCGACGGCGCCGGTCGAGTTGATCTCGAAGGTCCAGGAGTGGCAGCGGACGCTCGAGGACGCGTAGCGATCGTCCTCCGGGGAACGCTTCGAGCCCGCGCCGACGACGCGAGCGCGAGACGCCGGCAGCGATCGGGCGTTACGCCTCGCTTTCGTAGACGTTCACCGGCTTCTCCCAGTTGACCAGTTGGTCCATCGCGAAGTAGTGCTCCGTAATACCGTCGTCGATGACGATGACTTCCCCGTCGAAATCGAACGTTGCGGTGCCCTGTCTCACTTCGACCTTGTCGTCGGAGTCGGCCCACGTCGCGTGGACCTCCCCGTGGTCGAGTACGTCACGCATGAGGGTGACGATCGTCGGATACTCGTCGGGCGTGTGTTCGTCGAACTCTCCCTCGATCTGGAGCTCCTCGAGTGCGCGGTTGACGACCATACACGTGCATATTGGAGCTACCGAATAGAAAGCGTTGACTCCCGAGACCACCACCAACCGCGGCTGAACGTACGGTTCGGGATCACGATATTCGACGACGAGTACCCCGTCTTCGACGGCCCAGGACGGATCGATCCGGCCTCACACGCGGACGGACTCCGTCGAATCGCCCCCGTCCTCGGCCCGATCCGTACGAGCGTCGGCCCGGTGGTAGTCTCCGACCACCACGTTCACCGCCGTCCCGACGAGCAGGACGAGGGCGTTGCCGTAGAGCCAGACGAGCAGCAGGATGACCGCCCCGAGCGTCTCGTAGGTGCCGACGGTGTCGACGAGACCGACGTAGATCCCGAAGACGGCCTCGAGCAGGACCCACCCCGCGGCGGCGACGATCGCCCCCGGCAGAGCCTCGCGAACGGTCAGGTCCGGGTCGGGAAAGACGTAGTACATCGGAAAGAACGCGACGGTCAGGCCGACGAACAGCGCGAACGGGGTTATCGCCTCGACGAGCGGATGGTCGACCGCGCCGAACGCGGCCGTCACGAATCCGCCCCCGACGGTCGCGATCAGGATCACGACGAAGACGACGACGCCGTCGAGCATTTTCTTCGGAAACGAACTCCCGTCGCCGCCGTAGAGTTCGTCGAACGCGGTGTTGATGCCCCGGAAGATGCGCAGCATGCCCCACAGCAGCGAGGCGATGCCGATGAGCGATGCGCCGGCGCGGTCGGAGGCGTGCGTCAGCGCCTCGAACACCAGCCCCTCGCCGGCGGGGCTCAGGTGCTCGCGCGCCATCGCGACGATCTGCTCGGTCAGGTACTCGTTGCCGACCGCGCCGACGATGATGAATAGCAACAATAGCAGCGGCAGGATGGAGAGAAACGCGGCGTGGGCGATGCTACCTGCCATGAACGTCACGTTGTTCTCGCGGACGACGCTCACCACGTCTCGAGCGACGGAACCAGCCCGTCGCAGGTCCATACCGAACGGAGGACTGCGACGCCGAAAAACACCGGGCCGGCACACGCTCGAGGGACGAACCGTAACCGCGAGCGCAGACGACGGCTGTGTTCCTATCGTTCGCACTTTCCCGCACTTCGACGAACGTCGTTCACTGTTCCCGAGAAGATACCTTCCATCGATAAGAATATAGGCGACAGCAACTCAGATAGGACGATGCACGAACCGAAGTTCGGAGTAGCGGGGAAGACGGCCATCGTTACGGGTGCGAGTCAGGGAATCGGCCGCGCCATCGCGGAGACGCTGGCGGCGGGCGGCGCCGACGTCGCGATCTGTTCGCGCTCGATGGACCGCGTCGGTCCGGTCGCCGAGGGGATCGACGAGGCCGAGGACGTCGACGGCGAGGCGCTCGCCGTCGAGTGTAACGTCCGCGAGCGCGAGCAGGTCGAGGCGTTCGTCGAGGAGACGGTCGAGGAGTTCGGTGACGTCGACATCCTCGTGAACAACGCCGGCGGCGAGTTCGTCGCACCCTTCGAGGACATCTCGCCGAACGGGTGGGACGCGATCGTCGACCTGAACCTCAACGGCACCGTCCACTGCACGCAGGTCGTCGGCGAGGCCATGCGCGACGGCGACGGCGGGGTCATCATCAACCTCTCGAGCGTGAACGGCCAGCACCCGGCGCCGAACGAGAGCCACTACGGCGCGTCGAAGGCCGCGATCATCCGGCTGACCGAGACGCTCGCCGTCGAGTGGGCCGAGGACGGGATCAGGGTCAACTGCGTCGCGCCCGGTCTCGTCCAGACGCCCGGCGTCGCGGACACGCTCGGCATTCGGAGCGAGCAGATGCCGCCGCGCGAGAAGACCGACCGCCGCATCGGCCACGACGAGGAGATCGCGGACGTCGTCCAGTTCCTCGTCAGCCCGGCCGCGTCGTTCGTGACCGGTGAGACGATCACCGCGAAGGGCGTCCCGCGACCCGGCAACTCCTTCGACGTCGATCTGGGGCTCGAGTAACCCCGCGGACGCGTAAGACCTAACCAGCCTCCCTGAGTACGGAGTATCGATGACGCGCGGGAACGGTCGGCCGCTCGAGCGTACCACTACCGAACAGACACCATGAGCGACGACGCCACCCCACCGGACGGGACCGAGATTCGACGGCTCGACGAGGACACCGTCGCCCGGATCGCCGCCGGCGAGGTCGTCGAACGAC contains:
- the mutS gene encoding DNA mismatch repair protein MutS, translated to MTEATGIVGEFFSLKEGTDADLLTMQCGDFYEFFGEDAELVSEELDLKVSQKSSHGSSYPMAGVPIDDLTPYLKALVERGYRVAVADQYETDSGHAREVVRVVTPGTLLETSDADAQYLAAIVADSSGGSESYGLAFADVTTGRFLVAAADDVDETLTELYRFDPVEVLPGPDVRTDDDLLSLVRERVDATLTLHETEAFAPKRATRAVREQFGRETVERLPVDEPAVAAAGAVLDYVDETGAGVLASMTRIQAHRGDDHVTLDATTQRNLELTETMQGEREGSLFATIDHTATSAGGRLLKEWLQRPRRSLETLERRQESVAALSTAALARDEIQDALGEAYDLARLASKASHGSADARDLVAVRETLAVLPALADTVASTPDLADSPLSGIVDRPDRDAARELRETLEEAIAEEPPSTVTQGELFRYGYDDELDEVIERHDEVKEWLDTLDEREKRQYGLSHVTVDRNKTDGYYVQVGKSAADGVPDHYEQIKTLKNSKRFTTDELEEKEREILRLEERRGDLEYELFEELRENVAARAELLQDVGRALATVDALASLATHAAENRWVEPDLHRGKRLEIDQGRHPVVEQTTEFVPNDVRLDEERGFLVVTGPNMSGKSTYMRQVAGIVLLAQIGSFVPAKEAEIGLVDGIFTRVGALDELAQGRSTFMVEMSELSNILHAATEDSLVILDEVGRGTATYDGISIAWAATEYLHNEVKAKTLFATHYHELTGLAEKLPRVANVHVAADERDGDVTFLRTVRDGPTDRSYGIHVADLAGVPDPVVGRSREVLGRLREEKAIEAKGGASSEPVQTVFDVSSGQFRGPANADGGEPSAARRSSSEGTSDGGDPNETLDPDTERVLDDLEDLDVNATAPVELISKVQEWQRTLEDA
- a CDS encoding YihY/virulence factor BrkB family protein — protein: MDLRRAGSVARDVVSVVRENNVTFMAGSIAHAAFLSILPLLLLLFIIVGAVGNEYLTEQIVAMAREHLSPAGEGLVFEALTHASDRAGASLIGIASLLWGMLRIFRGINTAFDELYGGDGSSFPKKMLDGVVVFVVILIATVGGGFVTAAFGAVDHPLVEAITPFALFVGLTVAFFPMYYVFPDPDLTVREALPGAIVAAAGWVLLEAVFGIYVGLVDTVGTYETLGAVILLLVWLYGNALVLLVGTAVNVVVGDYHRADARTDRAEDGGDSTESVRV
- a CDS encoding SDR family NAD(P)-dependent oxidoreductase; the encoded protein is MHEPKFGVAGKTAIVTGASQGIGRAIAETLAAGGADVAICSRSMDRVGPVAEGIDEAEDVDGEALAVECNVREREQVEAFVEETVEEFGDVDILVNNAGGEFVAPFEDISPNGWDAIVDLNLNGTVHCTQVVGEAMRDGDGGVIINLSSVNGQHPAPNESHYGASKAAIIRLTETLAVEWAEDGIRVNCVAPGLVQTPGVADTLGIRSEQMPPREKTDRRIGHDEEIADVVQFLVSPAASFVTGETITAKGVPRPGNSFDVDLGLE